One window of Enterobacter sp. RHBSTW-00175 genomic DNA carries:
- the gyrA gene encoding DNA topoisomerase (ATP-hydrolyzing) subunit A has translation MSDLAREITPVNIEEELKSSYLDYAMSVIVGRALPDVRDGLKPVHRRVLYAMNVLGNDWNKAYKKSARVVGDVIGKYHPHGDIAVYDTIVRMAQPFSLRYMLVDGQGNFGSVDGDSAAAMRYTEIRMSKIAHELMADLEKETVDFVDNYDGTERIPDVMPTKIPNLLVNGSSGIAVGMATNIPPHNITEVINGCLAFIDDEEISIEGLMEHIPGPDFPTAAIINGRRGIEEAYRTGRGKIYIRARAEVEADAKTGRETIIVHEIPYQVNKARLIEKIAELVKEKRVEGISALRDESDKDGMRIVIEIKRDAVGEVVLNNLYSQTQLQVSFGINMVALHHGQPKIMNLKEILSAFVRHRREVVTRRTIFELRKARDRAHILEALAVALANIDPIIELIRRAPTPAEAKASLIARPWELGNVSAMLERAGDDAARPEWLEPEFGVRDGQYYLTEQQAQAILDLRLQKLTGLEHEKLLDEYKELLEQIAELLHILGSADRLMEVIREELELVRDQFGDERRTEITANTADINIEDLINQEDVVVTLSHQGYVKYQPLTDYEAQRRGGKGKSAARIKEEDFIDRLLVANTHDTILCFSSRGRLYWMKVYQLPEASRGARGRPIVNLLPLEANERITAILPVREYAEGVNVFMATASGTVKKTALTEFSRPRSAGIIAVNLNEGDELIGVDLTSGSDEVMLFSAAGKVVRFKENAVRAMGRTATGVRGIKLAGEDSVVSLIVPRGEGAILTVTQNGYGKRTAETEYPTKSRGTQGVISIKVTERNGSVVGAVQVDDTDQIMMITDAGTLVRTRVSEISVVGRNTQGVILIRTAEDENVVGLQRVAEPVDDEELDSIDGSAAEGDDEIAPEADTDDDAADDAEE, from the coding sequence ATGAGCGACCTTGCGAGAGAAATTACACCGGTTAACATCGAGGAAGAGCTGAAGAGCTCCTATCTGGACTATGCGATGTCGGTCATTGTTGGCCGTGCGCTGCCGGACGTCCGCGATGGCCTTAAGCCGGTACACCGTCGCGTACTATACGCCATGAACGTATTGGGCAATGACTGGAATAAAGCCTACAAAAAATCTGCCCGTGTCGTGGGTGACGTTATCGGTAAATATCACCCGCATGGTGATATTGCCGTTTATGACACGATCGTCCGTATGGCGCAGCCATTCTCCCTGCGTTACATGCTGGTAGATGGACAGGGTAACTTTGGTTCGGTCGACGGCGACTCCGCCGCGGCGATGCGTTATACGGAAATCCGTATGTCGAAAATCGCCCATGAGCTGATGGCCGACCTGGAAAAAGAGACCGTTGATTTCGTCGATAACTACGACGGCACCGAACGCATCCCAGACGTCATGCCAACCAAGATCCCGAACCTGTTGGTTAACGGTTCGTCCGGTATCGCAGTCGGGATGGCAACCAACATCCCACCGCATAACATCACGGAAGTGATCAACGGCTGCCTGGCCTTTATCGACGATGAAGAGATCAGCATTGAAGGGCTGATGGAACACATTCCGGGGCCGGACTTCCCGACGGCGGCGATCATCAACGGTCGTCGTGGTATCGAAGAAGCGTATCGCACCGGTCGCGGCAAGATCTACATCCGTGCCCGCGCCGAAGTAGAAGCCGACGCCAAAACCGGCCGTGAAACCATTATTGTTCACGAGATCCCGTATCAGGTGAACAAGGCTCGTCTGATTGAGAAAATCGCCGAGCTGGTAAAAGAAAAACGTGTTGAAGGTATCAGCGCGCTGCGTGACGAGTCTGACAAAGACGGGATGCGCATCGTGATTGAAATCAAACGCGACGCGGTGGGGGAGGTTGTTCTGAACAACCTGTATTCCCAGACTCAGCTTCAGGTCTCCTTCGGTATCAACATGGTCGCACTGCACCATGGTCAGCCGAAGATCATGAACCTGAAAGAGATCCTGAGCGCGTTCGTGCGTCACCGCCGTGAAGTGGTGACTCGCCGTACTATTTTCGAACTGCGTAAAGCACGCGATCGTGCGCACATCCTTGAAGCGCTGGCCGTTGCTCTGGCTAACATCGATCCGATCATCGAGTTGATCCGTCGTGCGCCGACGCCAGCTGAAGCGAAAGCCTCTCTGATTGCGCGTCCGTGGGAGCTGGGTAATGTATCGGCAATGCTTGAACGTGCGGGCGATGACGCTGCGCGTCCTGAGTGGCTGGAGCCAGAGTTTGGCGTGCGTGATGGTCAGTATTACCTGACTGAACAGCAGGCCCAGGCCATTCTGGATCTGCGTTTGCAGAAACTGACCGGCCTTGAGCATGAAAAACTGCTCGACGAGTACAAAGAGCTGCTGGAGCAGATTGCTGAGCTGCTGCATATCCTGGGTAGCGCAGATCGCCTGATGGAAGTGATCCGTGAAGAGCTGGAGCTGGTCCGCGATCAGTTCGGCGATGAGCGTCGCACCGAAATCACCGCGAATACTGCGGACATCAACATCGAAGACCTGATCAACCAGGAAGATGTTGTTGTTACCCTGTCTCACCAGGGTTATGTGAAGTATCAGCCGTTGACCGACTACGAAGCACAGCGTCGTGGTGGTAAAGGTAAATCTGCGGCACGCATTAAAGAAGAAGACTTTATCGACCGACTGCTGGTGGCCAACACCCATGACACGATCCTCTGCTTCTCCAGCCGTGGTCGTCTGTACTGGATGAAAGTGTATCAGTTGCCAGAAGCGAGCCGTGGCGCGCGTGGTCGTCCGATAGTCAACCTGCTGCCGCTGGAAGCGAACGAGCGTATCACCGCTATCCTGCCAGTACGTGAGTATGCGGAAGGCGTGAACGTCTTTATGGCGACGGCAAGCGGTACCGTGAAGAAAACCGCACTGACCGAGTTCAGCCGTCCACGTTCTGCCGGTATTATCGCGGTGAATCTGAACGAAGGCGATGAACTGATTGGCGTGGATCTGACCTCCGGTTCTGATGAAGTGATGCTGTTCTCCGCCGCCGGTAAAGTGGTGCGCTTTAAAGAGAACGCGGTACGTGCGATGGGTCGTACGGCGACCGGCGTTCGTGGGATCAAACTGGCGGGCGAAGACTCCGTTGTTTCCCTGATCGTTCCGCGCGGTGAAGGTGCAATCCTGACCGTGACGCAGAACGGCTATGGTAAACGTACGGCGGAAACTGAATATCCGACCAAGTCCCGTGGCACGCAGGGCGTTATTTCTATCAAAGTGACTGAGCGCAACGGTTCCGTTGTGGGCGCGGTTCAGGTAGATGATACCGACCAGATCATGATGATTACCGATGCCGGTACGCTGGTGCGTACACGTGTTTCCGAGATCAGCGTGGTTGGCCGTAACACCCAGGGCGTTATCCTCATCCGTACTGCGGAAGATGAAAACGTCGTGGGTCTGCAACGTGTGGCAGAGCCAGTGGATGACGAAGAGCTCGACTCTATCGACGGTAGCGCAGCAGAAGGCGATGATGAAATCGCGCCAGAAGC
- the glpQ gene encoding glycerophosphodiester phosphodiesterase, whose protein sequence is MKLTQLATGLLLAGLITGSALAADKIVIAHRGASGYLPEHTLPAKAMAYAQGADYLEQDLVMTKDDQLVVLHDHYLDRVTDVAERFPDRARKDGRYYAIDFTLAEIRSLKFTEGFEIENGKKVQVYPGRFPMGKSDFRIHTFEEEIEFVQGLNHSTGKNIGIYPEIKAPWFHHQEGKDIAARTLEVLKKYGYTSKQDKVYLQCFDAAELKRIKTELEPKMGMNLNLVQLIAYTDWNETQEKQPDGKWVNYNYDWMFKPGAMKQIAQYADGIGPDYHMLVAEGSTPGHVKLTAMVKEAHASKMQVHPYTVRADQLPEYATDVNQLYDVLYNQAGVDGLFTDFPDKAVTFLK, encoded by the coding sequence ATGAAATTGACGCAACTTGCGACCGGCCTGTTGCTGGCCGGTCTGATAACAGGCTCCGCACTGGCAGCCGATAAGATTGTTATTGCCCACCGTGGCGCGAGCGGTTACCTGCCGGAACACACGCTGCCGGCGAAAGCGATGGCCTATGCGCAGGGCGCGGATTACCTGGAGCAGGATCTGGTGATGACGAAGGACGACCAACTGGTTGTCCTGCATGACCACTATCTTGACCGTGTGACAGATGTGGCCGAACGTTTCCCGGATCGCGCCCGTAAAGACGGGCGCTATTACGCCATCGACTTCACGCTGGCGGAGATTCGCTCGCTGAAATTTACCGAAGGCTTTGAGATTGAAAACGGCAAGAAAGTGCAGGTCTATCCGGGACGTTTCCCGATGGGCAAATCTGATTTCCGCATTCATACCTTCGAAGAGGAGATAGAGTTTGTTCAGGGGCTGAACCACTCGACGGGCAAAAACATTGGCATCTACCCGGAAATAAAAGCGCCGTGGTTCCATCATCAGGAAGGCAAGGACATTGCTGCCAGAACGCTGGAGGTACTGAAGAAGTACGGCTACACCAGCAAACAGGACAAAGTCTATCTGCAATGTTTTGATGCCGCTGAACTGAAGCGCATTAAAACCGAGCTGGAGCCAAAAATGGGGATGAACCTCAATCTGGTGCAGCTGATTGCGTATACCGACTGGAATGAAACCCAGGAGAAACAGCCAGACGGGAAGTGGGTGAACTACAACTACGACTGGATGTTTAAGCCTGGCGCGATGAAGCAGATTGCGCAGTACGCCGACGGCATCGGGCCGGATTACCATATGCTGGTGGCTGAAGGTTCAACGCCGGGCCACGTGAAGCTGACGGCGATGGTGAAAGAAGCACACGCCAGCAAAATGCAGGTGCATCCGTATACGGTGCGTGCAGACCAGTTGCCAGAGTATGCGACGGACGTAAACCAGCTTTACGACGTGTTGTATAACCAGGCGGGTGTGGACGGGTTGTTTACGGATTTCCCGGATAAAGCAGTAACGTTCTTAAAATAG
- the yfaE gene encoding class I ribonucleotide reductase maintenance protein YfaE codes for MTRVTLSLSGTEVLCQEEHPSLLVALEAHQVEVEYQCRAGYCGSCRCRLVAGQVDWLTEPLAFINEGEILPCCCRAKGDIEIEM; via the coding sequence ATGACACGCGTAACGCTCAGTCTTTCTGGTACAGAAGTGCTGTGCCAGGAAGAGCACCCTTCTCTGCTGGTGGCGCTTGAAGCGCATCAGGTTGAGGTAGAGTACCAGTGTCGTGCCGGGTATTGCGGCTCCTGCCGCTGCCGCCTGGTCGCAGGCCAGGTCGACTGGCTGACCGAACCGCTGGCCTTTATCAACGAAGGGGAAATTTTGCCCTGCTGCTGCCGGGCAAAAGGCGATATCGAAATCGAGATGTAA
- the glpT gene encoding glycerol-3-phosphate transporter, whose product MLSIFKPAPHRARLPEAEIDPLYRRLRWQIFLGIFFGYAAYYLVRKNFALAMPYLVEQGFSRGDLGFALSGISIAYGFSKFIMGSVSDRSNPRVFLPAGLILAAAVMLFMGFVPWATSSIAVMFVLLFLCGWFQGMGWPPCGRTMVHWWSQKERGGIVSVWNCAHNVGGGIPPLLFLLGMAWFNDWKAALYMPAFGAIVVAIFAFALMRDTPQSCGLPAIEEYKNDYPDDYSEQHEEELTAKQIFMKYVLPNKLLWYIAVANVFVYLLRYGILDWSPTYLKEVKHFALDKSSWAYFLYEYAGIPGTLLCGWMSDKVFRGNRGATGVFFMTLVTIATVVYWLNPPGNPGVDMACMIVIGFLIYGPVMLIGLHALELAPKKAAGTAAGFTGLFGYLGGSVAASAIVGYTVDFFGWDGGFMVMIGGSVLAVLLLIVVMIGEKRHHAEVLARRR is encoded by the coding sequence ATGCTCAGTATCTTCAAACCTGCCCCGCATCGGGCGCGTCTGCCAGAGGCAGAAATCGATCCGCTTTACCGTCGCCTGCGTTGGCAAATCTTCCTCGGGATTTTCTTCGGGTACGCGGCTTACTATCTGGTACGTAAGAACTTTGCGCTCGCCATGCCGTATCTGGTAGAGCAGGGCTTCTCGCGCGGTGACCTGGGGTTCGCGCTGTCCGGGATTTCAATTGCCTACGGTTTTTCTAAATTCATTATGGGGTCGGTGTCGGATCGTTCGAATCCGCGCGTTTTCTTGCCTGCCGGTCTGATTCTGGCGGCCGCAGTGATGTTGTTTATGGGCTTTGTGCCATGGGCGACGTCGAGCATTGCCGTTATGTTTGTGCTGCTGTTCCTGTGCGGCTGGTTCCAGGGGATGGGGTGGCCGCCGTGCGGACGTACCATGGTGCACTGGTGGTCGCAGAAAGAACGTGGCGGCATCGTGTCGGTGTGGAACTGTGCGCATAACGTGGGTGGCGGTATTCCGCCGCTGCTGTTCCTGCTGGGGATGGCCTGGTTCAACGACTGGAAAGCCGCGCTCTACATGCCTGCCTTTGGCGCAATTGTGGTAGCCATTTTTGCCTTCGCGCTGATGCGCGATACGCCGCAGTCCTGCGGTCTGCCAGCGATTGAAGAGTATAAAAATGACTACCCGGATGATTACAGCGAGCAACACGAAGAAGAGCTGACGGCGAAACAGATCTTCATGAAGTATGTGCTGCCCAATAAACTGCTGTGGTACATCGCAGTGGCGAACGTGTTTGTCTACCTGCTGCGTTACGGCATCCTCGACTGGTCGCCAACTTACCTGAAAGAGGTTAAGCACTTCGCGCTGGATAAATCTTCCTGGGCTTACTTCCTGTATGAATATGCCGGGATCCCAGGCACGCTGCTGTGTGGGTGGATGTCGGACAAAGTGTTCAGAGGCAACCGTGGTGCCACGGGCGTGTTCTTTATGACCCTGGTGACCATCGCTACCGTGGTTTACTGGCTCAACCCGCCGGGCAACCCGGGTGTGGATATGGCCTGTATGATCGTAATTGGCTTCCTGATTTATGGCCCGGTGATGCTGATTGGCCTTCACGCGCTGGAGCTGGCACCGAAAAAAGCGGCAGGGACGGCAGCAGGCTTTACCGGGCTGTTTGGTTATCTGGGCGGCTCGGTCGCGGCGAGCGCCATTGTGGGCTATACCGTTGACTTCTTCGGCTGGGATGGCGGCTTTATGGTGATGATTGGCGGTAGCGTGCTGGCTGTACTGCTGCTGATTGTTGTGATGATTGGTGAAAAACGTCACCACGCTGAAGTGCTGGCGCGTCGTCGATAA
- the nrdB gene encoding class Ia ribonucleoside-diphosphate reductase subunit beta: MAYTTFSQTKNDQLKEPMFFGQPVNVARYDQQKYDIFEKLIEKQLSFFWRPEEVDVSRDRIDFQALPDHEKHIFLSNLKYQTLLDSIQGRSPNVALLPLISIPELETWVETWAFSETIHSRSYTHIIRNIVNDPAVVFDDIVTNEQIQKRAEGIAHYYDELIEMTSYWHLLGEGTHNVNGKTITVNLRALKKQLYLCLMSVNALEAIRFYVSFACSFAFAERKLMEGNAKIIRLIARDEALHLTGTQHMLNLLRSGADDPEMAEIAEECKQECYDLFVLAAQQEKEWADYLFRDGSMIGLNKDILCQYVEYITNIRMQAVGLDLPFQTRSNPIPWINTWLVSDNVQVAPQEVEVSSYLVGQIDAEVDTDDLSNFQL, from the coding sequence ATGGCATATACCACCTTTTCACAGACGAAAAACGACCAGCTCAAAGAGCCGATGTTCTTCGGCCAGCCGGTCAACGTGGCACGCTACGATCAGCAAAAATATGACATCTTCGAAAAGCTGATCGAAAAGCAACTCTCCTTCTTCTGGCGCCCGGAAGAAGTTGACGTTTCCCGCGATCGTATTGATTTCCAGGCTCTGCCGGATCACGAAAAGCATATCTTCCTCAGCAACCTGAAGTACCAGACGCTGCTGGACTCTATTCAGGGTCGTAGCCCGAACGTAGCGCTGCTGCCGCTGATCTCGATTCCAGAGCTGGAAACCTGGGTTGAAACCTGGGCGTTCTCAGAGACGATCCACTCCCGCTCTTACACCCATATCATCCGCAATATCGTTAACGATCCGGCGGTGGTGTTTGACGATATCGTCACCAACGAGCAGATCCAGAAACGTGCGGAAGGTATTGCGCACTACTACGATGAGCTTATCGAGATGACCAGCTACTGGCATCTGCTGGGCGAAGGCACGCACAACGTGAATGGCAAAACCATTACCGTGAACCTGCGCGCACTGAAAAAGCAACTGTACCTGTGCCTGATGAGCGTAAACGCGCTGGAAGCCATTCGCTTTTACGTAAGCTTCGCCTGCTCCTTCGCTTTCGCTGAGCGCAAGCTGATGGAAGGTAACGCTAAAATCATTCGTCTGATCGCCCGTGACGAAGCCCTGCACCTGACCGGCACTCAGCATATGCTGAACCTGCTGCGCAGCGGCGCGGACGACCCGGAAATGGCAGAAATCGCCGAAGAGTGCAAACAGGAGTGCTACGACCTGTTTGTACTGGCTGCACAGCAAGAGAAAGAGTGGGCAGATTACCTGTTCCGCGATGGCTCCATGATCGGCCTGAACAAAGACATTCTGTGCCAGTATGTTGAGTACATTACCAACATCCGTATGCAGGCTGTTGGCCTTGATCTGCCGTTCCAGACCCGCTCCAACCCGATCCCATGGATCAACACCTGGCTGGTATCCGATAACGTGCAGGTTGCGCCGCAGGAAGTGGAAGTGAGTTCTTATCTTGTCGGTCAGATTGACGCTGAAGTGGATACTGACGACCTGAGCAACTTCCAGCTCTGA
- the nrdA gene encoding class 1a ribonucleoside-diphosphate reductase subunit alpha codes for MNQSLLVTKRDGTTERINLDKIHRVLDWAAEGLNNVSISQVELRSHIQFYDGIKTSDIHETIIKAAADLISREAPDYQYLAARLAIFHLRKKAYGQFEPPALFDHVVKMVELGKYDTHLLEDYTEEEFEQMNGFIDHWRDMNFSYAAVKQLEGKYLVQNRVTGEIYESAQFLYILVAACLFSNYPRDTRLEYVKRFYDAVSTFKISLPTPIMSGVRTPTRQFSSCVLIECGDSLDSINATSSAIVKYVSQRAGIGINAGRIRALGSPIRGGEAFHTGCIPFYKHFQTAVKSCSQGGVRGGAATLFYPMWHLEVESLLVLKNNRGVEGNRVRHMDYGVQINKLMYTRLLKGEEITLFSPSDVPGLYDAFFADQDEFERLYTKYEKDDSIRKQRVKAVDLFSLMMQERASTGRIYIQNVDHCNTHSPFDPAVAPVRQSNLCLEIALPTKPLDDVNDENGEIALCTLSAFNLGAIKSLDELEELAVLAVRALDALLDYQDYPIPAAKRGAMGRRTLGIGVINFAYWLAKNGKRYSDGSANNLTHQTFEAIQYYLMKASNELAKEQGACPWFNETTYAKGILPIDTYKKDLDAIVSEPLHLDWEGLRESIKTHGLRNSTLSALMPSETSSQISNATNGIEPPRGHVSIKASKDGVLRQVVPDYETLGNNYELLWEMPNNDGYLQLVGIMQKFIDQSISANTNYDPTRFPSGKVPMQQLLKDLLTAYKFGVKTLYYHNTRDGAEDAQDDMVPSIQDDGCESGACKI; via the coding sequence ATGAATCAGAGTCTGCTGGTGACAAAACGCGACGGTACTACCGAGCGTATCAATCTGGACAAAATCCATCGAGTTCTCGACTGGGCAGCAGAAGGACTGAACAACGTATCTATTTCCCAGGTTGAACTGCGTTCCCATATCCAGTTCTACGACGGCATCAAAACGTCTGATATTCACGAAACCATCATCAAAGCAGCGGCAGATCTGATCTCCCGCGAAGCACCGGATTATCAGTACCTGGCTGCACGCCTGGCCATTTTCCACCTGCGTAAAAAAGCCTACGGCCAGTTTGAGCCGCCAGCGCTGTTTGACCACGTCGTGAAAATGGTTGAGTTAGGAAAATACGACACGCATCTGCTGGAAGACTACACGGAAGAAGAGTTCGAGCAGATGAACGGGTTTATCGATCACTGGCGCGATATGAACTTCTCCTACGCGGCAGTGAAACAGCTTGAAGGCAAATACCTGGTTCAGAACCGTGTAACCGGCGAAATCTACGAGAGCGCCCAGTTCCTCTATATTCTGGTTGCTGCCTGCCTGTTCTCTAACTATCCGCGTGATACCCGTCTGGAATACGTGAAGCGTTTCTACGATGCGGTGTCGACGTTCAAGATTTCTCTGCCAACGCCAATCATGTCTGGCGTGCGCACCCCTACCCGTCAGTTCAGCTCCTGCGTACTGATCGAGTGTGGCGACAGCCTGGATTCCATCAACGCCACCTCCAGCGCCATTGTGAAATACGTCTCCCAGCGTGCCGGTATCGGTATCAACGCCGGTCGTATTCGTGCCCTGGGTAGCCCAATTCGCGGCGGCGAAGCGTTCCACACCGGCTGTATCCCGTTCTATAAGCACTTCCAGACGGCAGTGAAATCCTGCTCTCAGGGCGGCGTGCGTGGTGGTGCAGCAACCCTGTTCTACCCAATGTGGCATCTGGAAGTTGAAAGCCTGCTGGTACTGAAAAACAACCGTGGTGTTGAAGGCAACCGCGTGCGCCACATGGACTACGGCGTGCAGATCAACAAACTGATGTACACCCGTCTGCTGAAAGGTGAAGAGATCACCCTGTTCAGCCCGTCCGACGTCCCGGGCCTGTACGATGCCTTCTTCGCCGATCAGGATGAGTTTGAGCGTCTGTACACCAAATACGAAAAAGACGACAGCATCCGTAAGCAACGCGTGAAAGCGGTAGACCTGTTCTCTCTGATGATGCAGGAACGTGCCTCTACTGGCCGTATCTACATTCAGAACGTTGACCACTGCAACACTCACAGCCCGTTCGACCCGGCTGTTGCGCCAGTGCGCCAGTCTAACCTGTGCCTGGAAATCGCCCTGCCAACCAAACCGCTGGACGATGTAAACGACGAAAACGGTGAAATTGCGCTGTGTACGCTGTCTGCTTTCAACCTGGGTGCCATTAAGAGCCTGGACGAGCTGGAAGAGCTGGCTGTGCTGGCTGTACGCGCACTCGATGCCCTGCTGGATTACCAGGATTACCCAATCCCGGCGGCAAAACGTGGCGCAATGGGTCGTCGTACCCTGGGTATTGGCGTGATCAACTTCGCCTACTGGCTGGCGAAAAACGGCAAGCGTTACTCTGACGGCAGCGCCAACAACCTGACCCACCAGACGTTTGAAGCAATTCAGTATTACCTGATGAAAGCGTCCAACGAGCTGGCGAAAGAGCAAGGTGCGTGTCCGTGGTTTAACGAAACCACTTACGCGAAAGGCATTCTGCCAATCGACACCTATAAGAAAGACCTGGATGCGATCGTCAGCGAACCGCTGCACCTCGACTGGGAAGGTTTGCGCGAGTCCATCAAAACGCACGGCCTGCGTAACTCTACGCTCTCTGCCCTGATGCCGTCCGAGACCTCTTCGCAGATCTCTAACGCCACCAACGGTATTGAGCCACCACGCGGCCATGTGAGCATCAAAGCATCGAAAGACGGCGTTCTGCGTCAGGTAGTGCCAGATTACGAAACGCTGGGCAACAACTACGAGCTGCTGTGGGAAATGCCAAACAACGACGGTTACCTGCAGCTGGTGGGTATCATGCAGAAGTTTATCGACCAGTCGATCTCTGCGAATACCAACTATGACCCAACGCGCTTCCCGTCTGGCAAGGTTCCGATGCAGCAACTGCTGAAAGACCTGCTCACTGCCTATAAATTTGGCGTGAAAACCCTGTACTATCACAACACCCGTGATGGTGCTGAAGACGCCCAGGACGACATGGTACCGTCAATTCAGGACGATGGCTGCGAAAGCGGCGCATGTAAGATCTAA
- the ubiG gene encoding bifunctional 2-polyprenyl-6-hydroxyphenol methylase/3-demethylubiquinol 3-O-methyltransferase UbiG — translation MNAEKSPVAHNVDHEEIAKFEAVASRWWDLEGEFKPLHRINPLRLGYIAERSGGLFGKKVLDVGCGGGILAESMAREGATVTGLDMGFEPLQVARLHALESGVQVEYVQETVEEHAAKHAHQYDVVTCMEMLEHVPDPQSVVNACAKLVKPGGQVFFSTINRNGKAWLMAVVGAEYVLRMVPKGTHDVKKFIKPAELLSWVDHTWLKEQHITGLHYNPLTDKFKLAPGVDVNYMLHTTAKND, via the coding sequence ATGAATGCCGAAAAATCCCCGGTGGCTCACAACGTTGACCATGAAGAGATTGCCAAATTCGAAGCGGTGGCGTCCCGCTGGTGGGATCTCGAAGGTGAGTTTAAACCTCTGCACCGTATTAACCCGCTGCGTCTGGGCTATATCGCGGAGCGTTCCGGCGGTCTGTTCGGGAAAAAAGTGCTCGATGTTGGTTGTGGCGGCGGCATCCTGGCGGAAAGCATGGCACGCGAAGGGGCAACAGTTACCGGCCTGGACATGGGATTTGAACCTTTGCAGGTTGCGCGCTTGCACGCGCTGGAGTCCGGTGTGCAGGTCGAGTATGTGCAAGAAACTGTCGAGGAACATGCAGCGAAGCACGCCCATCAGTACGATGTGGTGACCTGCATGGAGATGCTCGAACACGTACCCGACCCACAGTCGGTGGTGAATGCCTGTGCAAAACTGGTTAAACCCGGCGGCCAGGTGTTTTTCTCCACCATTAACCGTAACGGTAAAGCCTGGCTGATGGCCGTGGTCGGTGCAGAATATGTCCTGCGCATGGTGCCGAAAGGGACACATGATGTGAAGAAATTCATCAAGCCTGCTGAATTACTGAGCTGGGTGGATCACACATGGCTCAAAGAGCAGCACATCACGGGTCTGCATTACAATCCATTAACAGACAAATTCAAGCTCGCCCCGGGTGTTGATGTTAACTATATGTTGCATACAACAGCCAAAAATGACTAA